A portion of the Cyanobacteriota bacterium genome contains these proteins:
- a CDS encoding TIGR03792 family protein: protein MVIEWLKFDVDPELREAFIQADDDIWSTALANYPGYLGKEVWISPTAPRDVIVIVRWASQAAWDAVPTDEVNQVEARFSARMKGAYRLVESSAYQQRKFRQNS from the coding sequence ATGGTGATTGAATGGCTAAAATTTGATGTCGATCCTGAGCTGCGAGAGGCATTTATCCAAGCAGATGATGACATCTGGTCAACTGCACTAGCTAACTATCCAGGATATTTGGGTAAAGAGGTATGGATCAGCCCAACCGCACCTAGGGATGTAATTGTGATCGTTCGATGGGCCTCACAAGCAGCATGGGATGCGGTACCTACCGACGAGGTTAACCAAGTTGAGGCAAGGTTTTCAGCTCGGATGAAGGGAGCATATCGTCTCGTAGAATCAAGCGCCTATCAACAGCGCAAGTTTCGTCAGAATAGTTAG
- a CDS encoding phasin family protein: MDSSDLLKQLLMIGIGTTSLVAEKLREATDEWVKTGKLNPDEATSFVDMMMEQLRSQQGNFEAQLQRQIRNILQDIGVPRQTEIDELRGRIDRLERQVRAIENRLWQ; the protein is encoded by the coding sequence ATGGACAGCAGCGATTTACTTAAACAACTTCTTATGATTGGCATCGGGACTACGTCGCTGGTGGCAGAAAAGTTGCGGGAGGCAACGGACGAGTGGGTAAAGACTGGTAAGCTGAATCCTGATGAGGCCACTAGTTTTGTTGACATGATGATGGAGCAACTCAGGTCACAACAGGGTAATTTTGAGGCTCAACTCCAGCGCCAAATTCGTAACATCTTGCAGGATATTGGTGTGCCTCGTCAGACAGAAATTGACGAACTACGCGGTCGGATCGATCGCCTAGAGCGTCAAGTCAGAGCCATAGAGAATCGTCTTTGGCAATAG
- a CDS encoding FKBP-type peptidyl-prolyl cis-trans isomerase produces MREILISLGVMVVCCLLLVVSQLLPITTANATPTAETPLAQTTKSPTSEEPAPHQASATITESQSTTIISMSTPQSDAPKPVVTTPSGLQYIDLVEGTGDSPKPGQRVKVHYTGTLEDGSKFDSSRDRKRPFEFKIGVGQVIRGWDEGVASMKVGGRRQLIIPPELGYGARGAGGVIPPNATLIFDVELLQVN; encoded by the coding sequence ATGAGAGAGATTTTGATCAGTCTAGGAGTGATGGTAGTTTGTTGCTTATTGTTGGTGGTTTCTCAACTACTACCAATAACCACTGCCAACGCTACACCTACTGCTGAAACACCACTAGCTCAGACCACTAAGTCGCCAACATCAGAGGAGCCAGCACCCCACCAAGCTAGCGCCACGATAACTGAGAGCCAGTCTACAACTATTATTTCTATGTCAACCCCGCAATCAGATGCTCCAAAACCAGTAGTTACCACCCCTAGTGGGCTTCAGTATATCGATCTTGTGGAAGGCACCGGAGACAGTCCTAAACCAGGACAACGAGTTAAAGTGCACTACACAGGTACGTTAGAAGATGGCAGCAAGTTTGACAGCTCTCGCGATCGCAAGCGTCCCTTTGAATTTAAGATTGGAGTCGGCCAAGTCATTCGTGGTTGGGATGAGGGAGTTGCGTCCATGAAAGTTGGCGGTCGCCGCCAGCTCATTATTCCACCAGAACTGGGATATGGTGCTCGCGGTGCAGGGGGTGTTATTCCACCTAATGCAACACTAATTTTTGATGTAGAACTGTTGCAAGTTAACTAG